A DNA window from Salvelinus sp. IW2-2015 linkage group LG4q.1:29, ASM291031v2, whole genome shotgun sequence contains the following coding sequences:
- the slc12a3 gene encoding solute carrier family 12 member 3: MEEVPAAPNEGISLSALRSQFSVNGEEGPKYGFDGSRYHYGDGTSVASQNSTQILTGYDTLDVGPNYDFYANTNVQGRVRRSRPSLFQLHSNIEEDSCPPPLYEETNTGRTPGDSSEDDVDEPQLEPTRFGWVKGVMIRCMLNIWGVILYLRLPWITAQAGIGLTWVIILLSTCITGITGLSTSAIATNGRVKGGGTYFLISRSLGPELGGSIGLIFAFANAVAVAMHTVGFAETVQALMQESGASIVDPINDIRIIGVITVTCLLAISLAGMEWEAKAQVLFFIVILVSFANYIVGTIIPATPQKQAKGFFSYQADIFAENFVPSWRGPEGNFFGMFSIFFPSATGILAGANISGDLKDPTVAIPRGTLMAIFWTTLSYLIIAATIGACLVRDASGIMNDTLTMSSADSCQGLACQYGWDFTNCITNRTCTYGLSNQYQSMSLVSGFAPLITAGIFGATLSSALACLVSAPKVFQCLCKDNLYPVIGFFGKGNGKNDEPIRGYVLAYIIAVCFVLIAELNTIAPIISNFFLCSYALINFSCFHASITNSPGWRPSFRFYSKWMSLLGAVVSVIIMFLLTWWAALIAIGIVIFLLGYVLYKRPSVNWGSSVQAGSYNMALSYCVSLNQVDDHIKNYRPQCLVLTGPPSCRPALVDFVGTFTKNLSLMICGNVVTGGPSPATLDTASSNSHVTWLNKRQIKSFYHGVVANDLRTGVKMLLQGAGLGRIRPNVLLTGFKRDWRKDKPSCIDNYIGILHDAFDLQYGVCVLRMREGLDVFRQAQTHVNPGFEASPESSVNTCVPPAPPANFSLDPDAMVTEPQPQPSTVFQSQQGKKTIDVYWLFDDGGLTLLLPYLLTRKKRWARCKVRVFVGGDIQRKEEQRKEVMDLISKFRLGFHDVEVLPDINARPQPEHVRRFEDLIGPYRINTAQKDGHVTAEQLNQDCPWMVSDEEIETNKPKTLRQIRLNEVLQDYSRDAAIIFVTMPVGRRGQCPSALYMAWLETLSRDLRPPVLLVRGNQENVLTFYCQ, encoded by the exons ATGGAAGAAGTACCAGCAGCACCAAATGAGGGGATAAGCCTTTCTGCTCTTAGAAGCCAGTTCTCCGTGAATGGGGAAGAAGGACCCAAGTATGGCTTTGATGGCAGCAGATATCACTACGGCGATGGGACCAGCGTGGCTTCTCAGAACTCCACACAGATCCTCACAGGTTACGACACTCTGGATGTTGGCCCAAATTATGACTTCTATGCGAACACAAATGTCCAAGGGAGGGTGCGTCGATCAAGACCATCCCTCTTTCAGCTTCACTCCAACATTGAA GAGGATTCCTGTCCCCCTCCTCTGTATGAGGAGACCAACACAGGCAGAACACCTGGGGACAGCTCAGAAGATGATGTTGACGAGCCTCAGTTAGAACCCACCAGGTTTGGATGGGTGAAGGGAGTCATG ATCCGCTGCATGCTCAACATCTGGGGGGTGATCCTGTACCTGCGGCTGCCCTGGATCACTGCGCAAGCAGGGATTG GTTTGACCTGGGTCATCATTCTGCTGTCCACCTGCATCACTGGCATCACTGGCCTGTCCACCTCCGCCATCGCCACCAACGGAAGGGTCAAAGGAG GTGGAACCTACTTCCTAATCTCTCGTAGCCTGGGGCCAGAGCTGGGAGGATCCATTGGACTCATCTTTGCCTTTGCAAATGCTGTGGCGGTTGCCATGCACACTGTGGGCTTCGCTGAGACTGTGCAAGCATTGATGCAA GAGAGTGGTGCTAGCATAGTGGACCCCATTAATGATATTCGCATCATTGGAGTGATCACTGTCACATGTCTGCTGGCCATCTCATTGGCTGGGATGGAATGGGAGGCCAAG GCCCAGGTTCTCTTCTTCATCGTCATCTTGGTGTCCTTTGCTAATTACATAGTGGGGACCATTATTCCCGCTACACCTCAGAAGCAAGCCAAGGGCTTTTTCAGTTACCAAG CGGATATATTTGCTGAAAACTTTGTACCCAGCTGGCGTGGGCCTGAAGGCAACTTCTTTGgcatgttctccatcttcttcccCTCAGCCACAGGGATCCTGGCAGGAGCCAACATCTCTGGGGACCTAAAG GACCCTACAGTAGCTATTCCAAGAGGAACATTGATGGCTATATTCTGGACCACTTTATCTTATCTCATCATAGCAGCAACTATTG GAGCCTGTCTGGTACGAGATGCGTCTGGAATCATGAATGACACCTTGACCATGTCTAGTGCTGATAGCTGCCAGGGTCTGGCCTGTCAATACGGCTGGGACTTCACTAACTGTATTACTAACAGAACCTGCACTTATGGCCTCAGCAACCAGTACCAG AGTATGAGTTTGGTGTCAGGGTTCGCCCCTCTGATCACTGCTGGGATATTTGGGGCCACTCTCTCCTCAGCCCTGGCCTGCCTGGTCTCTGCACCCAAAGTCTTCCAG TGTCTCTGCAAAGACAACCTGTATCCAGTCATTGGTTTCTTTGGGAAGGGTAATGGAAAAAACGACGAACCAATCAGAGGCTACGTCCTGGCGTACATCATTGCTGTCTGCTTCGTTCTCATTG CTGAGCTCAACACCATCGCTCCCATCATCTCTAACTTCTTCCTGTGCTCCTACGCTCTCATCAACTTCAGCTGCTTCCATGCCTCCATCACCAACTCCCCAG GCTGGCGTCCCTCCTTCAGGTTCTACAGTAAGTGGATGTCCCTGCTGGGTGCCGTGGTGTCTGTGATCATCATGTTCCTGCTCACCTGGTGGGCGGCGCTCATCGCTATTGGCATCGTCATCTTCCTGTTGGGATATGTGCTCTACAAGAGACCCt cTGTAAACTGGGGATCATCAGTACAAGCTGGGTCATACAACATGGCATTGTCCTACTGTGTGAGCCTGAACCAGGTGGACGATCATATCAAGAATTACAG ACCTCAGTGCTTGGTCCTCACTGGTCCGCCCAGTTGTCGTCCTGCATTGGTCGACTTTGTTGGAACCTTCACCAAAAATCTAAGCCTGATGATATGCGGGAATGTTGTCACT GGAGGTCCTTCTCCCGCAACCTTGGACACTGCCAGTAGCAACAGTCATGTTACCTGGCTGAACAAACGGCAGATCAAATCCTTCTATCACGGTGTGGTGGCTAATGACCTGCGCACTGGGGTTAAGATGCTGCTCCAG GGTGCAGGTTTGGGTCGGATCAGGCCGAATGTCCTCTTGACGGGCTTCAAAAGGGACTGGCGTAAGGACAAACCATCCTGCATTGACAACTACATTGGAATTCTACA TGATGCGTTTGACCTGCAGTATGGAGTGTGTGTGCTGCGGATGAGGGAGGGTCTGGACGTGTTTCGGCAGGCACAAACACACG TTAACCCTGGGTTTGAGGCAAGCCCAGAGAGCAGTGTCAACACCTGTGTCCCCCCTGCACCCCCTGCAAACTTTTCAT TGGACCCTGATGCCATGGTGACtgagcctcagcctcagccttcTACTGTGTTCCAGTCTCAGCAGGGGAAAAAGACCATTGATGTGTACTGGCTGTTCGATGATGGAG GTCTGACATTGCTACTTCCCTACCTGCTCACACGGAAGAAGCGCTGGGCAAGGTGCAAGGTACGCGTCTTTGTGGGCGGAGACATCCAGCGAAAGGAGGAGCAAAGAAAAGA AGTCATGGACCTCATCAGCAAGTTTCGCCTTGGTTTCCATGACGTTGAGGTTCTGCCTGATATCAATGCGAGACCACAACCTGAACA TGTGAGGCGGTTTGAGGATCTGATAGGGCCCTACAGGATTAACACAGCCCAGAAGGATGGACATGTAACAGCTGAGCAGCTGAATCAGGACTGTCCCTGGATGGTGTCTGATGAGGAGATAGAGACAAATAAGCCCAAG ACCCTTCGACAGATTCGTCTGAATGAAGTTCTTCAAGATTACTCAAGGGACGCCGCCATTATATTTGT GACCATGCCTGTGGGAAGGAGAGGGCAATGTCCCAGTGCTCTGTACATGGCATGGCTGGAGACTTTGTCTCGTGACCTGCGCCCACCAGTCTTACTGGTGAGGGGAAACCAAGAGAATGTGCTCACCTTCTATTGTCAGTGA